A window from Citrus sinensis cultivar Valencia sweet orange chromosome 3, DVS_A1.0, whole genome shotgun sequence encodes these proteins:
- the LOC127901176 gene encoding mitochondrial carrier protein MTM1-like isoform X1: MVVGSRVSVPSWMSAAAATRVDLEGSVSSVTVSSETSSKEEALRHSEAINDFSLGFAERAFSAAGAAIVSAVIVNPLDVAKTRLQAQAAGVPYEGLCRTASFESNMMLSDMRNSPSCTCAVPGTEPAPECNRYKGTLDLFYKVVRQEGFARLWRGTYASLALSVPTVGIYLPCYDGFRNLMENFTTGNAPMLTPYVPLVAGSVARSLACISCYPIELARTRMQAFTETQSGVKPPGVWKTLVGVVNPLKSRNSSQKLQNYRILWTGVGAQLARDVPFSAICWSTLEPIRRSILSLVGDDARVTSILGANFTGGFVAGSIAAAATCPLDVSRTRHQIEKDPTRALNMTTRQTLMEIWRDGGMKGLFTGVGPRVARAGPSVGIVVSFYEVVKYALYQRHQLNN, from the exons ATGGTGGTGGGCTCAAGGGTGAGTGTGCCTTCATGGATGAGCGCGGCGGCGGCGACTAGGGTTGATTTGGAGGGAAGCGTTTCGTCTGTGACAGTATCATCAGAGACTTCGTCTAAAGAGGAAGCTTTACGGCATTCAGAAGCCATAAATGATTTCAGTTTGGGGTTTGCAGAAAGGGCTTTCTCTGCTGCCGGCGCTGCTATCGTTTCTGCCGTTATTGTTAATCCTCTCGATGTCGCTAAG ACAAGGTTGCAAGCCCAGGCTGCTGGCGTCCCTTATGAGGGTCTATGTCGTACAGCATCTTTTGAAAGTAACATG ATGCTTTCAGATATGAGAAATTCTCCATCATGCACATGTGCAGTTCCAGGCACAGAACCAGCTCCAGAATGTAATCGATATAAAGGAACACTGGATCTTTTCTACAAAGTCGTACGCCAG GAGGGATTTGCCCGACTATGGAGAGGCACTTATGCAAGTTTAGCATTGTCTGTGCCAACA GTGGGAATTTACCTTCCTTGTTATGACGGTTTTCGCAATTTGATGGAAAATTTCACCACTGGCAATGCTCCAATGTTGACACCATATGTCCCCCTAGTTGCTGGGTCTGTTGCACGTTCGTTAGCATGTATTAGTTGTTACCCCATCGAATTGGCAAGGACACGGATGCag GCATTCACTGAAACACAGTCTGGTGTGAAGCCTCCAGGAGTGTGGAAGACACTTGTTGGTGTTGTCAACCCGCTCAAGAGCCGAAATAGCTCTCAAAAGT TACAAAACTACCGGATCTTGTGGACTGGTGTTGGAGCACAGCTTGCTCGTGATGTTCCCTTCTCTGCTATCTGTTGGTCAACCCTTGAGCCA ATCAGGAGAAGTATTCTTTCCCTGGTGGGTGATGATGCCAGGGTTACCAGTATCCTGGGGGCAAACTTCACTGGTGGTTTTGTCGCAGGGAGCATTGCAGCTGCAGCTACATGTCCCTTGGATGTTTCTAGGACACGACATCAAATAGAG AAGGATCCTACTAGGGCATTAAATATGACTACAAGGCAAACATTGATGGAAATCTGGAG GGATGGAGGAATGAAAGGATTGTTTACAGGAGTAGGGCCCCGTGTTGCTCGTGCCGGTCCATCTGTTGGCATTGTAGTCTCCTTCTATGAGGTTGTCAAGTATGCTTTATATCAAAGACACCAACTCAATAATTGA
- the LOC127901176 gene encoding mitochondrial carrier protein MTM1-like isoform X3, with amino-acid sequence MMLSDMRNSPSCTCAVPGTEPAPECNRYKGTLDLFYKVVRQEGFARLWRGTYASLALSVPTVGIYLPCYDGFRNLMENFTTGNAPMLTPYVPLVAGSVARSLACISCYPIELARTRMQAFTETQSGVKPPGVWKTLVGVVNPLKSRNSSQKLQNYRILWTGVGAQLARDVPFSAICWSTLEPIRRSILSLVGDDARVTSILGANFTGGFVAGSIAAAATCPLDVSRTRHQIEKDPTRALNMTTRQTLMEIWRDGGMKGLFTGVGPRVARAGPSVGIVVSFYEVVKYALYQRHQLNN; translated from the exons ATG ATGCTTTCAGATATGAGAAATTCTCCATCATGCACATGTGCAGTTCCAGGCACAGAACCAGCTCCAGAATGTAATCGATATAAAGGAACACTGGATCTTTTCTACAAAGTCGTACGCCAG GAGGGATTTGCCCGACTATGGAGAGGCACTTATGCAAGTTTAGCATTGTCTGTGCCAACA GTGGGAATTTACCTTCCTTGTTATGACGGTTTTCGCAATTTGATGGAAAATTTCACCACTGGCAATGCTCCAATGTTGACACCATATGTCCCCCTAGTTGCTGGGTCTGTTGCACGTTCGTTAGCATGTATTAGTTGTTACCCCATCGAATTGGCAAGGACACGGATGCag GCATTCACTGAAACACAGTCTGGTGTGAAGCCTCCAGGAGTGTGGAAGACACTTGTTGGTGTTGTCAACCCGCTCAAGAGCCGAAATAGCTCTCAAAAGT TACAAAACTACCGGATCTTGTGGACTGGTGTTGGAGCACAGCTTGCTCGTGATGTTCCCTTCTCTGCTATCTGTTGGTCAACCCTTGAGCCA ATCAGGAGAAGTATTCTTTCCCTGGTGGGTGATGATGCCAGGGTTACCAGTATCCTGGGGGCAAACTTCACTGGTGGTTTTGTCGCAGGGAGCATTGCAGCTGCAGCTACATGTCCCTTGGATGTTTCTAGGACACGACATCAAATAGAG AAGGATCCTACTAGGGCATTAAATATGACTACAAGGCAAACATTGATGGAAATCTGGAG GGATGGAGGAATGAAAGGATTGTTTACAGGAGTAGGGCCCCGTGTTGCTCGTGCCGGTCCATCTGTTGGCATTGTAGTCTCCTTCTATGAGGTTGTCAAGTATGCTTTATATCAAAGACACCAACTCAATAATTGA
- the LOC127901176 gene encoding mitochondrial carrier protein MTM1-like isoform X2, translating to MVVGSRVSVPSWMSAAAATRVDLEGSVSSVTVSSETSSKEEALRHSEAINDFSLGFAERAFSAAGAAIVSAVIVNPLDVAKTRLQAQAAGVPYEGLCRTASFESNMMLSDMRNSPSCTCAVPGTEPAPECNRYKGTLDLFYKVVRQVGIYLPCYDGFRNLMENFTTGNAPMLTPYVPLVAGSVARSLACISCYPIELARTRMQAFTETQSGVKPPGVWKTLVGVVNPLKSRNSSQKLQNYRILWTGVGAQLARDVPFSAICWSTLEPIRRSILSLVGDDARVTSILGANFTGGFVAGSIAAAATCPLDVSRTRHQIEKDPTRALNMTTRQTLMEIWRDGGMKGLFTGVGPRVARAGPSVGIVVSFYEVVKYALYQRHQLNN from the exons ATGGTGGTGGGCTCAAGGGTGAGTGTGCCTTCATGGATGAGCGCGGCGGCGGCGACTAGGGTTGATTTGGAGGGAAGCGTTTCGTCTGTGACAGTATCATCAGAGACTTCGTCTAAAGAGGAAGCTTTACGGCATTCAGAAGCCATAAATGATTTCAGTTTGGGGTTTGCAGAAAGGGCTTTCTCTGCTGCCGGCGCTGCTATCGTTTCTGCCGTTATTGTTAATCCTCTCGATGTCGCTAAG ACAAGGTTGCAAGCCCAGGCTGCTGGCGTCCCTTATGAGGGTCTATGTCGTACAGCATCTTTTGAAAGTAACATG ATGCTTTCAGATATGAGAAATTCTCCATCATGCACATGTGCAGTTCCAGGCACAGAACCAGCTCCAGAATGTAATCGATATAAAGGAACACTGGATCTTTTCTACAAAGTCGTACGCCAG GTGGGAATTTACCTTCCTTGTTATGACGGTTTTCGCAATTTGATGGAAAATTTCACCACTGGCAATGCTCCAATGTTGACACCATATGTCCCCCTAGTTGCTGGGTCTGTTGCACGTTCGTTAGCATGTATTAGTTGTTACCCCATCGAATTGGCAAGGACACGGATGCag GCATTCACTGAAACACAGTCTGGTGTGAAGCCTCCAGGAGTGTGGAAGACACTTGTTGGTGTTGTCAACCCGCTCAAGAGCCGAAATAGCTCTCAAAAGT TACAAAACTACCGGATCTTGTGGACTGGTGTTGGAGCACAGCTTGCTCGTGATGTTCCCTTCTCTGCTATCTGTTGGTCAACCCTTGAGCCA ATCAGGAGAAGTATTCTTTCCCTGGTGGGTGATGATGCCAGGGTTACCAGTATCCTGGGGGCAAACTTCACTGGTGGTTTTGTCGCAGGGAGCATTGCAGCTGCAGCTACATGTCCCTTGGATGTTTCTAGGACACGACATCAAATAGAG AAGGATCCTACTAGGGCATTAAATATGACTACAAGGCAAACATTGATGGAAATCTGGAG GGATGGAGGAATGAAAGGATTGTTTACAGGAGTAGGGCCCCGTGTTGCTCGTGCCGGTCCATCTGTTGGCATTGTAGTCTCCTTCTATGAGGTTGTCAAGTATGCTTTATATCAAAGACACCAACTCAATAATTGA